A single window of Populus nigra chromosome 17, ddPopNigr1.1, whole genome shotgun sequence DNA harbors:
- the LOC133677407 gene encoding small ribosomal subunit protein eS4x, translating to MARGLKKHLKRLNAPKHWMLDKLGGAFAPKPSSGPHKSRECLPLILILRNRLKYALTYREVIAILMQRHVLVDGKVRTDKTYPSGFMDVVSIPKTNESFRLLYDTKGRFRLHSLRDDEAKFKLCKVRSIQFGQKGIPYLNTYDGRTIRYPDPLIKANDTIKLDLESNKIIDFIKFDVGNVVMVTGGRNRGRVGVIKNREKHKGSFETIHVQDATGHEFATRLGNVFTIGKGSKPWISLPKGKGIKLSIIEEAKKRLAASQAAA from the exons ATG GCTAGAGGGTTGAAGAAGCACTTGAAGAGGCTTAATGCTCCAAAACATTGGATGCTTGATAAACTTGGTGGTGCTTTT GCCCCCAAGCCCTCATCCGGACCCCACAAGTCTAGGGAATGCTTGCCTCTGATTCTCATTCTGCGAAACAGGCTCAAGTATGCTTTGACATACCGTGAAGTGATTGCTATTTTGATGCAGAGACATGTTCTTGTTGATGGGAAGGTTAGGACAGATAAAACCTACCCATCTGGTTTCATGG ATGTTGTGTCAATCCCAAAGACAAATGAGAGCTTCCGTCTCCTCTATGACACCAAAGGCCGCTTCCGGCTCCACTCCCTCAGAGATGACGAGGCTAAG TTCAAGCTTTGCAAAGTTCGTTCAATTCAGTTTGGGCAGAAAGGAATCCCTTATCTGAACACCTATGATGGGCGCACCATCCGCTACCCAGATCCCCTCATTAAGGCCAATGACACCATCAAGCTGGATCTAGAGAGTAACAAGATAATTGACTTCATCAAGTTTGATGTGGGAAATGTTGTCATGGTCACCGGAGGAAGGAATAGAGGCCGAGTTGGAGTAATCAAGAACAGGGAGAAGCATAAGGGAAGCTTTGAGACAATCCATGTTCAAGATGCCACTGGCCATGAGTTTGCCACTCGCCTGGGCAATGTGTTCACCATTGGAAAGGGCTCCAAGCCATGGATTTCTCTTCCCAAGGGCAAGGGTATTAAATTGTCCATCATCGAGGAGGCTAAAAAGAGGCTTGCAGCATCTCAGGCTGCTGCATGa
- the LOC133676419 gene encoding uncharacterized protein LOC133676419 — translation MEDGVIIAESLLHLEEEEDDDKKVNLRESGEDRPSGSLLNHIFSNLVSRGEADHGEKGGKEENGEKRGGLLDNIISNLVSPSSKKEQHEVSQARDGGGAAEDQAQKKQKVTVVDEESEKVKAEEEGGAGIIDHIVSHFLTSLPDDAAPTTDEATILIHSIIHD, via the exons atgGAAGATGGCGTGATAATAGCTGAAAGCTTGTTGcatcttgaagaagaagaagatgatgataagAAAGTTAATCTTCGAGAAAGTGGAGAAGATAGGCCAAGTGGGTCATTACTAAACCATATCTTCTCAAACCTGGTCTCTAGAGGGGAAGCTGATCATGGAGAAAAAGGAGGTAAAGAAGAGAATGGAGAGAAGAGAGGTGGGCTACTGGACAATATCATATCCAACTTGGTTTCTCCTTCGAGTAAAAAAGAACAGCATGAAGTTTCCCAAGCTAGAGATGGTGGAGGAGCAGCTGAAGATCAAGCACAAAAGAAACAGAAGGTAACAGTAGTTGATGAAGAGAGTGAAAAAGTGAAGGCTGAAGAGGAGGGTGGTGCAGGCATCATTGATCACATTGTTTCCCACTTTCTTACATCTCTTCCAG ATGATGCTGCTCCAACAACTGACGAAGCCACCATTCTTATTCACTCCATCATCCATGATTAA
- the LOC133677421 gene encoding protein TIC 56, chloroplastic codes for MASISFNNNFFDNWFNKPPKPLPSINLLSLISFNNSSKTPNFSSLSISNPFKKPQKPDPDPTQQQPGYYRQMIDQYFWECENLPDYRHTPEVEKILNEDPVFEKKENPTPEEIEENERWWAEFRASPVVKFLTRAHQIADEINEMELKANSIPYRWEDRKFWQALPHVTGPDGRPMPRKAIITKKESDDKFWDFARQFFFGLWGFRQRPYPPGRPIDVAQAIGFKRLEKRYYDFIMKTGGWYYKDRLGRTRGPMELIQLKTAWGGGIIDKDTFIWGDDMDEWAPIHMIYGMERAIATWEVRLGAAATAFLHKLQKGIPPWVPLKGREQKTYKQMQQEAVESKRRDLAVLEANGGIWPGVRIPSHALFLWASGPELTNILEQDHMPNIFIPKDLRLQLAKIIPGLRPWEVLSIEQAMDQITYGGQWYREPLGSYTTGPPYIRHWNKDVKRILQIFYTLSTRVYSKLQRTIPGIDTIMEKVHVDSASRGARRKQKREAQLKAEQEEALYGRGRTDS; via the exons ATGGCTTCAATTAGCTTCAACAACAACTTCTTTGATAACTGGTTCAATAAGCCTCCAAAGCCTCTCCCTTCCATCAACCTTCTCTCTTTAATCTCCTTCAACAACAGCAGCAAAACCCCgaatttctcttctctttcaatCTCAAACCCATTCAAGAAACCCCAAAAACCCGACCCGGACCCGACCCAGCAACAGCCCGGTTACTACAGACAAATGATTGACCAGTATTTCTGGGAATGTGAGAATCTACCTGATTACCGTCACACCCCAGAAGTGGAAAAGATCCTAAACGAAGATCCggtttttgaaaagaaagaaaacccgACCCCAGAAGAAATTGAGGAGAATGAGAGATGGTGGGCTGAGTTTCGGGCCAGCCCAGTTGTTAAGTTCTTGACCCGAGCTCATCAAATTGCCGACGAAATTAATGAGATGGAATTGAAGGCGAATTCGATTCCGTATAGATGGGAAGATAGAAAATTTTGGCAGGCATTGCCGCATGTAACTGGGCCGGACGGCCGGCCAATGCCGCGGAAGGCGATAATCACGAAGAAAGAGAGTGATGATAAGTTTTGGGATTTTGCCAGGCAGTTCTTTTTTGGGCTTTGGGGTTTTAGGCAAAGACCTTATCCTCCTGGTCGCCCCATTGATGTTGCTCAAGCTATTGGGTTTAAGCGTCTTGAGAAGAGATACTATGATT TTATTATGAAAACTGGTGGGTGGTACTATAAGGACCGGTTGGGACGAACACGAGGGCCAATGGAGCTTATACAGCTGAAAACGGCTTGGGGTGGTGGGATAATTGATAAGGACACTTTTATATGGGGTGATGACATGGATGAATGGGCACCGATACATATGATTTACGGCATGGAGCGTGCAATTGCCACTTGGGAAG TCAGACTTGGTGCTGCGGCAACGGCTTTCCTTCACAAATTACAGAAAGGCATACCTCCATGGGTTCCTTTGAAGGGACGTGAACAGAAAACCTATAAGCAGATGCAGCAAGAAGCTGTAGAAAGCAAGAGACGTGACTTAGCTGTTTTGGAAGCTAATGGTGGTATTTGGCCAGGAGTTAGAATTCCCAGCCATGCTCTTTTTCTTTGGGCTAGTGGCCCTGAATTGACAAATATTTTGGAACAGGACCATATGCCAAACATATTCATTCCAAAAGATCTCAG GCTTCAATTGGCGAAAATTATCCCTGGCTTAAGGCCATGGGAGGTTCTAAGCATTGAGCAAGCGATGGATCAAATAACATATGGTGGACAGTGGTATCGGGAACCTCTTGGCTCATACACGACAGGGCCTCCATACATCAGACATTGGAACAAGGATGTTAAG AGAATACTTCAGATTTTCTACACTCTTAGTACCCGGGTTTACAGCAAACTGCAGCGCACAATTCCCGGTATCGATACCATAATGGAGAAAGTCCATGTTGATTCTGCCTCTAGGGGTGCCAGGCGCAAGCAGAAGAGGGAGGCGCAATTAAAGGCAGAGCAGGAGGAAGCCTTGTATGGTCGAGGGAGGACTGATTCATAG